The DNA segment ATGCATTAGTAGACATTGCTCAGTTATAGTGCCTGAATTATTATGTTCTCCTTCGATTAGATGAAATACCAATTAACTCATTTATGTGCATCAGGTTCTTGAGTTTCTGTTTAGATGCAATTTTATTAGAATCTTTATTGTCCTGTATCTGCTTTCATTCCTATTGTGAGAGTATTAATCTTGGGATTGTTACACAAAATAGCCGATCAGATTTAATGTTTACTATTTTAGCTGGTATATAAATTATACATTAATTATATACAGTTATACAAtattatacattgattatatgTATAGTATATATCATATCTATcggttatttttaatttaagaaaTTAGGTGGAcgactatttgggttaattcttttTAATCTTGAGCATGACCGTTCTCTACTCTTTTTTTGgaggttgggggggggggggtacaaGAAGAATTAATTTATACTTCCTCTGTTCCCTTTTATGTGTCCATAATTGATTTTGCACATCTTAATTTTAATAAACAATAAATAAAGTACATAATTTATCATGATATCCATATTATTTGGTGTATAGTCTTAATGGATTTGGAAAATGATTTGGAATGAGTAACTAATGTTAAGGACAAAAcaggaaaaataaattatttttctcttcatATGCGAAAAGCGAcaagtaaaaatataaatttatttttagaatactTGACAattaaaagtgaacggagggagtacttaTATACTAACTAATtgggtaaaaagaaaaaaaagcataCTATCAAGATGATTTAATCTGTTATAACATGTCACATACCTTATCCTTCATATTGTTTGTCCACGTTTCAATAGACAATTACTTACAACTTATAGACTAGTTACCTTTTATTGACCTAAAATAGTATATGAATGATCCATTGAGACAATTGTATATAAGTTAAAACTCTACTGGAATTCATGGACGACAAAGTGGTATCTATGATCGAAGTAAGATTTGTAAAGAAGGCTAAGCTCCTGCTATGTGCAGGGTCCGGGGAagagccggaccacaagggtctattgtacagagccttaccctgcatttatgcaagaggctgtttccacggcttgaacgcgtggcctcctggtcacatggcaccAACTTTAATTTACAAAGTAAGATTTGTAAGGCTTCACTTTTATGTTTTTTCTTTgaagtactccctccgtttcatattaaatgaggtacttCCCTTTTaatctgttccaaaataaatgacatatttctaaatttggaaataattcaactttaaactctttcattttacccatttacccttaatgagaagcttttatagccacacaagtttcaaaagtcttcttcttttttcttaaactccgtgtcgaGTCAAACTaactcatttaatatgaaacggaggagTAGCTCATGATCAGACTGGAGAGCACTGAAACTTTGTATAAGAACCAAATCTATTTAATTTGCTAGGAAATATTGGACAGTCCATGCTTGTTAGTGACCATAGGataataagtgtaaaaaaaaataatactgtCCTATCAAATTACTGTGGTACCATCCTTGGTTTCCAGTATTTGATCTTTATTTACTTCCCTCTCTGCTTCTGTATTCTTTCCCCATAGGACCAAGTAGAGCCCACCAGCTAGCAATATTCCTCCACAAACACTGCCAAAACAAAAGTACTGAAATTGAGCTTTTGAAGTTTAAGTTACTGAGGAAATTAAAGGGAAGAATAACTAATGTTGAAATTAGAAGGATAACATATGATTATGGACCTTCCCATATAAAGTGTCTCCTTCCACAAAAATGCTGACACTATAGCAGTTATGATAAGTGCTAATGGAGTGAACATGGCTGTGAATACTGGTCCTTTCTTCTCTACTGCCCAAAGCTGCAACCAGTATGTTATGCCTGTAACAATCACACCCTGCAATATTTTTTGCTgtattaattataaaacaatagTTTTTTAACTCGTTGGAGCAGGTTACTTgccttatttttcatgtttaaacGGTTACTTGTATTTAACTTTTAGGTGACTTGATAGTATAAAAATCGTTTTCAACTGTAAGTTGTATAGAAGTTAAACTCATAAGAAGTAGTCTCAATATAGGAGATTGTATGTGTATGAGAAAACATACACAGTAAGCCACTGAAAAAAGATTGATGTCCCATTTGAGCTTCCATGCTGATATGTTCCTTTCCATTGCCATTGCCCAAACTGATGATTGTATGCAGCTAAACAAACAGTATAGGGTGGCAAGACGTAGCTTTGCCGAATATTGTTTTATAATAGGGACCTAAGAGAAGCAATATGTGTCAATTAATCAACATATTGTAAttcttttttccaaatttttcaaTTTAAACACAAGGATGTGGCTGAAGAATTACCTGTAAAATGAGCCACAGAGACCATATTATGTTAGCCAAAAGCATGACTAGTGAACCTTTTATCCATTCTTCCTTCAAAGTATAATGAAAATTTGAGGTATGAGCTCCCTTTGTTTTCCCCATAGACCAGTTCATGAAGTTAAAATGTGGCCCTTTAACTAGGGCAAACACCAAAGCTCCTGAAACACAAACTGAAGAACCCAAGACTTTTGCCATTCCATGTGACTGCTTTATTGATAGAGTCTCCACCCTATATATTTGattgaaacaaagaaaaaaaggacAGATTATTAGCTAATATGCTTCCTTTTATCCTCAATATAATTAAGGCTGCTcaggtaatttttatttttaagtataGCTACCTTAGGATAACTGCCATAACAAAAGTTATGGATGGAATTATGTTAGTGGTGGCTGCAGCAAAGGTTGCTGTTGTATAGTGTATGGAGAAGTAGTAGAGATTCAAACTTAGAGTGCTGAAAATATCACATAATTAATCAAGTGAGGCTAAAGAAATTTACAAACAATAGCTCAAGAAGTTGAATATTTAAGAGTGAACTTACCTAAGAAATGACATCAGTAAGATCTTCAACAGGATGTTGTAGGATAAAGGAACCAGAGTCTTTCTAtttaattgaaaaaaatgaaCATATAATAGTTGTTATAACTCAATAATTAAGCTCACAAATATGAAATGGACATAGTAAGAGATAGACAAATTGTTGGACAAATTAACCTCTCGAAGAAGGCAGCGAGTGGGGCCAACGCGAGGACAGCAAATGCTTGACGATAAGTAACAAATACATAAGGGTTCATGCCTTCAGATATTGCAGCTTTAGAAAACAAAGCCATGCCTGCAAAAAACATTTGTGTGAGGAGCATGGCTATATTGGCTTTATGCTTTTCCATTGAGATAGCACAACCAAGTAAATGCTTCATTTTCTGGTCTATTTGGTTTCTTGGACACCAAATGCATTGCAGACTCTTCCATTTATAGAGAAACTTGAAACCAAAAGGTTGATTTATGTAGTTCTGTTGATCAGTTAAGTGGGGTCAAGGTTCATTTTATACTTCAATTCACTAAAGTAACTAAATTGAGAAATGTTACCTCTGTATATATGCAGACTAAAAACCAGCTCTAAATGATAAGTTCTGTGATTGCTTATTCTGCCAGAAGGATGAAGTAACATAGTTTTAGACTTTAGATTGTCGTTTAAGTGTTGCAAGAGCCACATTTGACACTTATGTTTGTTACATTATTGAGATATTTAGGCATGGAGAGTAAGTTGAATGGATTTGTACTAGCAGATGTCTCCTCTCATTGGTCTCATAAAGCAGAACACTATTGAAAAATTAAATTTAGCCAATATCCTATGGTTTGAAAGGTTCAGTCCTATAAGCAAAGAATTACAAGCTTGACTTCCAAATCACTTTGAGAGTGCTTTATCTCAAAGACTAGATATTCTTCTCTATTTTGCTAGTACTTAACTGGTATTAGGTACTCTTACTGTGACACCATAACGGAGGGTGGGCCGATGACAGCGGGTCAAAGAGAAGGACTGACATGCTTTTAGACTGGTAAACTTCTGGAAGATGTGTACATGATACACTAGGCGAATCCTACATCGAAATGAAAGATGAAAGTAAAGAGTTTTATAAAGCATAACACAAGTTCATATGACATACGCGCTTTTAAACTCGATGATAGTGGTAACCCAAGGGACAAATCAACGAGGTCTATTGGGCCAAAGCGAAAAATACGTGACATGGGCTTGGGTGGTAAAACTTACTAGTATAAGGTTGGAGAGGTACAGCTCAGTGGTTGAGCACTAAGACCCAATATGAAAAAGACAACGGCACATGCTTTAGATTtattaacaaataataaatatTTCACAggaaaattaaagaatatttttttgTGTAAATCTCAAAGAAAGGTATAGTTAACAACTAAAATAGCCATTCCAATTTTCAGAAAGAGCAATTAAATAGTCTTGGTCCAGAATAATAACATATATGCACTATCAATTCCATAAtgtttgtttttacaagaattaaATTTGTAGAATTTTCAGCATTAATGGTTTTGTTTTTCACTTCAATGCCCTAAGATTTCAGGGTCACCCCATATAAACTCTTGATATTTTTTGTGTCTTTAGACTCTTAAATAGCAACAATAACATAATTAAATCTCGACTCTTGATCAATTACAGAAATTTTTGTGATGACCTGATCATCCTTCAACTCTTCATCATATCTCATTCTCCTCCTCATCTTTTCTTAGGCTTCATACAAAGAACCGTTTTTACCGTATATTTCCAACTTTATTTCAAATTCTtgttttattagtttttctctTCCTCAGGAGATTATCAGAAATTGGCAAGGTTTCCTTGGAGGTGCTTGCCTAATTAGCAACCTTGTCGAACATTTCTGAGATGGAGGAGAGTGATGATTTTCGTATTCATGATAATTGGCATAACCTGCTAATTAACTTCTTCAGTTCATAATTTCATATTCCTCTTTAATTTGTACAACTGCACAAATCAGAATGACCAAATAATTTTGTTTATAGTCTAGGTAGTCCTATCGGAGCAAGGTACAGAAGAGGGAAAGGGAAATTAACTTTTGTTAGTCATTACTAAATGGGATTTCTCTCATCCACAGTCATGCGGATGTGTTCGGGTTCAACTGTCAAAGTGATTGAGCCATCATCTAATATCATATAAGCCAAAATTAGATTTGAACATTGTTTATCAGATTAGCGAGGGTGTGAGTATCAAATTTTCACCAAAAGATTTCATCTactatatatattatttactCGTAAAACAATACAGTTGCATTTGTTATGTGGTTAATAGACCAGCAAATTAATTTGATCCAAAGGAAGATAAAGAGATAAAATAAATATTAAGATTAGtaattgaaattgaagaagatgaCAAACCTGACTCCGAACGTGATATCTTCGAGAGCAAAAATGAGAATAACGATCAAGTTTAAGCAAAGTTGTaaaattgagagcaaaagtaACAAAATAAAGCTTTAGTATGCAGAAATTATTTCGTGTCTACAATGGCTTATAATTTTACGCAGAGAAACAAGATCCTATGGTTAAACTCCTCTTAAATGATAATAAAAGAGTCATTGATGAACATGTAAACGGCATGCCCTGAATGCAAATATTCTCTGTAACGGTTGCTCATTTAATGTTATAGAATATTCCCTCATTGAATGTTATCCGATGGGCAATATTTGATCTTCTCCCGTTAGACTACGCTCCATTCGAGATTTACCCGATGTCGGTTGCATTTGTTGTATCTGGTATTGGTCGTTACTTGACttgctttttgcctatcatcggTTCTACATGTCATGTTACCATTCAACTATTTGTTATAAACTAATTTTACCCCATACAGATAGCCCCCCTATTTTTTGATGACATATCTTCGTATTACTGGGAAGTTGATGAAGATTCTCTTCCTGGCGGGAAAGTTCATGAACAGTCTTCGATGCTTGAAAGGTACATCTTCTCGCATTTAATACCCCGAACACGTGTTGCCCAATGATTCATCAAATATTTTTCCGGTTTTCGAGGTAATCATGACCACGATTTTTGCCGTCTATAACTTTCCTTCTACTTAGGGTTGTGCacggatcggatttagcacatttcagattcgaatttcggatttcagattctagaaaatgcaatctgaatctgattcgaattatatcggatcggatcggatttcgaaTCGTATCATTATGCCTCAAAtttaaactaatatgtatattttctttgtaaaataGGTAATACATTAAGAAAATTAATGTTTATGCAACGGTGAGAGTACTATGGTGCTAATATAGCTAAATttagcaattgtaaaggtaataacttggaggttgatgtaaaggaagtactgactatccgaaattaaagtgtagtattttTACATGCCCTAATAATTtcggatcggattaaaatataccaatctgAATCCGAtcagaaatccaaaattttaataaacagaATCTGAAATCCGATCCAATCTGAAATCCGAAATCTGAAATTGAATAgatcggttcggatttcggatatccgatccgaatgaacagtCCTACTTCTACTCATTATTTTTACTTCTTTACTTCCAAAATTTTCATaagcctttcttcctcattgcaTCTGCTTAGAAAAAATCTCTTAGCAAAAGTTTTACTGATCCTTTATTACCATGTCTTCTTTCACTGCACTCTTTAGAAACTCTGGTCTTCTTTTTGGTGGAGGTCAAAAAAAGACAAAGAAGCCGATGTCGATTCTAAACCTTCCACTGTAAGCACCATCATACCACAACAAATTAGTACTGCTAACAACATTCAAGAGAAGGCCATTTTTGTATCTTTACGAACTTGGCCTGTTAGTAGGTATCTCTCCTCCATTCGCCCTTCTAGTATCCCAACTATGAAGGAGGACTGCAACTGCCCTAATTTTGAAATTCTTTCCCCGGATATGATAGAGTGGGTTACCTTCACCAAGGAGGGTTTTATGTATGTATATACGTATCCCTTTACCTTGGGTTCATTCTCCCTAGGGTCGAATGAAGGGCTTGACCCCATAATTTTGGAGTTTTACCACCAGTACTAGATCTGCTTAGCATAAGTAGCCCATCTATATGGCGAATAGTGGTTGGCCTTCGCTAACTTTGTACGTAGACCGAGAAAATCCTAACTCTTGCCCACGTGATAAATCTTTACTCTCCCAAAGTTTTGCGTGGGAGGGTAATAAACTTCAGCATTTGTGGCCACCACGTTCTTCTTACCAGTGTGAATGATGACAACGATCGCAGGTGAATGGAGCGATTCATCATCATTGCTACCAGGTACATCATCCCGGCCACAACTCTGTCTTTTCCTGAGTCGTAAAATTGCTTTCATAAGTTTTCGATTATTCATTTTCTTCCCCCATGAAAAAATTATTTGTTGCTCGTCTTTTTATTTATTCTGTTTCAGCTACCAAATGGGAACCACCACGGGTTCAAGACCTGGACCAGTGGGTTCAGAAAATTTTGCTAATCACGATATCAGAATTCCGTCGGTGGAAGGAAATGGCCCCCAGATACGAGTGAAAGGAAACAAATCATGGTAAACCGAGTCCTTCTTCCTTTTATCTTTGTACGAACATAGGTAACTTCATGAAAATGTTCCCTTGCCCGAAGCAGAGCTCACGGATCTGCTTCCGGTGAGGGTGCCACTTTTTGGAGTCCCCAAATcgagaacaagcaaccaaaaagaCGACGCTTACCTTGGCTGGGAATcaaaataagaacataaagaaaataccgACCGAGTCAGCCACAGTCATAGTGGTCCTCGATGATGAATGGGAAGCTAGTGATGAAGAGGATACCTTTCAAAGGAGAAAAACATCTTCATCAGCTCAACCGGAGGCTCAACCGGGAGAGCTTCAAAACCTGACCACAAAAGAAATCCCAGCACTTGACCTGGTAGATAATGTCGATTCTCGCTTTCTATTCCCCAGTGATGTCTCTAGTCCAAGGAGTTCAGACCCTAGGTCTCTTCTGCCTTCGACTACTGAGCAAATAACAATCAGCAATGTCCATGTCGTAGTTGCTTCTCATCCATCCACGCCAACAACTTAACGTCCATCGACAGTGGTTGCTCCTTTGCCGCTAGTACTAACTGCATCTTCTCCCCCAACTATGGGAATTTGGGGCACAATTATTCAACCCCTCCCCAGATCCTCAAGAGGGGAGAATCGATACTCTTTCAGTTTCGAAAGAGTGCCATCTTTTATCCAAGTCAGTGGAGCATGCAACTTATCTTAAGTAGTTGGGTTCGGAGAATGATTTGAAGAAAATGCGCTCCTTTTCTGGGGAGTGCTTTATAAACAATGCCATGCACAGTGCGGAACACGTAGCGTAATTGTTCTTATAAATTCTTTTCTATTTACCTGCTACCACGGAAATCCTATTCTTTTTTACCGACTAACTTTCTTGCTTCTAAAAGCCTGCATGCAGAGATTGATCCTTGATAAGCAAGGACTCGCTTCTGAGTAGGATCAACTGTTGGCCGAAAGGAACTAACTTGTTGCGCACCTCCCAGTGTTGGAGGCAAAAGCTACTGAGATGGGCGAGCTTGAGGCCCGATTGCAGCAAAGCGAAAGGGACAAAATTGCCCACAACCAAGAAGCCACTCAATTACACGGACAACTTCAAGAGTCTAAGGCTAAGTAGGTCGAGCTCCATGGCGCTATACTTGCTACTACCGAGCGCGAGTCTGACTTCGATGagcaaataaataatttaaaggCAGACTTAAGCTCCAAAACCGATGAGGCTAATATTGCCGAGGAGAAGAGGGCCAAAATGGAGGAGAGACTCATGAAGGCCATGGATCATAGCCGGATTCACTCAACTACAAATGTTGACCTCGATTCTCGCCTGAGTGCCTTGAGATCTGAAAGGGACGGCCTTCAAGATAAAATTAATAGACTCCAAGCAAAGCTCCAGGACCAAGACGATTCCCTTGTATTTGAGAAGACTTATGATATATATCATATGAAGAGGAAAACCTTGGAAGAGGATAAAGCGAGCATAGTCGATATTGATGATTGCATCGTCAAGGCCCGAGAATTAGAGCTAACTACTCGAATAAATCTTCCTGCTTGGTCCACTGCAACTGACTCTTCGACTACTAGTTCCAAGTACTCGGGAGCTGATGGGgagtttgaagaagatgaagataaaGGCCCCGAACCGGTAATGGATCCGCCTTCCTCTACCGGGGGAAATGTAGATCCCTCTCTCCTTTCGGGTTCCGGTAGCAATGATGAATAGTTTCTTTTTatcttcttttatatttttttttgtacttTGTAATTGTGCGAAATCTTTCACCAAGTTTGGAAATTGATAAATAAATTGTTTTGCTTATGTGTTGTGCAAAAATATTCCCTTTATATTTATTTGATTAAATCTTCGGGTATATTTTCATACGATAGCTTTTGATTCTGAGCAAAAATTCTTTCGAAATCAACCCTTTAATATGAGAATTTTATAAGAGAGGACCCTCTTATGTTTACGGTTCTCTTAAAAAGCATGTCTCCTGTTCATTCCGGCACAAACATTTAAAGTTTCTGTTatctttcaaatgataaaattaactcatcatttggacaagaaataagacaaaaataaaagaacTTTATTTTATTCATTCTGTATTTAAAAGTACATAAGAATTTGTTCATTAAAATAAATACAACTGTCAATAcatgtggctaacttgtacaacttatttctacGGGGTTGATCATACAGTCTCCAGTTTTGATGAGCCATTATTGATCCTAGTTCTAGCATTCCCTGATTTTTGTATCATTCCTGGTGTTGTATCAAATATTATCCCCCAGTGTTCGAATACAAAGCATGTGAATTCGAACACTGGATGTTTTGCTTCACCAGTGGAAATGACTTGTGAACTATTAAATAATCCTTTTTTTAATAATTGAAGGCAAGGCGTGCCATCGAGTCAAAGATTGCTAAACAACCCATATAACTATTTATCATCGATGTGAAAGTTTTAGTGCTTGATGTTGCTCCCTTCGTAGTATGCTTTCCAttgctgcctcgttaaaaaccttgctagaaaaacccgattgggacaaaaactAAGTGAAGGGAAAAATAGTGTAGCACATATTTTCAGTATTGGTAGCATCCATCAACAATAATACATTTTGAGGTGAGTCGTGTTCCAATTGTTAGGCAATTTGACTCCATCATAATACCTCAACTCGCACGATCATTTACCAGTGATAGCTAAAACCCGGTAAGGACCTTCCCACGCTGGTCCCAGCATTTCGGTGTTGACTTCTCGAGTGCTCTAAGTTGCCTTTCTTAAAATCAAGTCTCCTAGTTTTTAGTAGCGGAGATTGGATTTGCGATTATAACATGTTTCTATCCTTTGCTTTTGAGCCATCATCCTCACATACACCAAGTCCCTATGTTCGTCTAACAAGTCCAGCCTCACCATTAACGCTTCATTATTTGTTTCTTCATTTGTTCAGAAAAACCTTAAAGTTAGTTCCCATACTTCCATCGGTATCAAAGCTTCAATACCATATACGAGAGAAAAAGGTGTTTCTCCCGTGATCGACTTCGCCATTGTCTGGTACGCCCGTAGCACTCTTGGTAGTTTTTTGGGCAATTTGCCTTTAGCAACTTCTAACATTTTTTTAAGGTATTAAATAATCACCTTATTTATTGATTCC comes from the Nicotiana sylvestris chromosome 4, ASM39365v2, whole genome shotgun sequence genome and includes:
- the LOC104220351 gene encoding WAT1-related protein At1g43650-like isoform X3; this encodes MWLLQHLNDNLKSKTMLLHPSGRISNHRTYHLELVFSLHIYRGMALFSKAAISEGMNPYVFVTYRQAFAVLALAPLAAFFERKTLVPLSYNILLKILLMSFLRVETLSIKQSHGMAKVLGSSVCVSGALVFALVKGPHFNFMNWSMGKTKGAHTSNFHYTLKEEWIKGSLVMLLANIIWSLWLILQVPIIKQYSAKLRLATLYCLFSCIQSSVWAMAMERNISAWKLKWDINLFSVAYCGVIVTGITYWLQLWAVEKKGPVFTAMFTPLALIITAIVSAFLWKETLYMGSVCGGILLAGGLYLVLWGKNTEAEREVNKDQILETKDGTTVI
- the LOC104220351 gene encoding WAT1-related protein At1g43650-like isoform X1, with product MWLLQHLNDNLKSKTMLLHPSGRISNHRTYHLELVFSLHIYRGMALFSKAAISEGMNPYVFVTYRQAFAVLALAPLAAFFERKTLVPLSYNILLKILLMSFLSTLSLNLYYFSIHYTTATFAAATTNIIPSITFVMAVILRVETLSIKQSHGMAKVLGSSVCVSGALVFALVKGPHFNFMNWSMGKTKGAHTSNFHYTLKEEWIKGSLVMLLANIIWSLWLILQVPIIKQYSAKLRLATLYCLFSCIQSSVWAMAMERNISAWKLKWDINLFSVAYCGVIVTGITYWLQLWAVEKKGPVFTAMFTPLALIITAIVSAFLWKETLYMGSVCGGILLAGGLYLVLWGKNTEAEREVNKDQILETKDGTTVI
- the LOC104220351 gene encoding WAT1-related protein At1g43650-like isoform X2 — its product is MKHLLGCAISMEKHKANIAMLLTQMFFAGMALFSKAAISEGMNPYVFVTYRQAFAVLALAPLAAFFERKTLVPLSYNILLKILLMSFLSTLSLNLYYFSIHYTTATFAAATTNIIPSITFVMAVILRVETLSIKQSHGMAKVLGSSVCVSGALVFALVKGPHFNFMNWSMGKTKGAHTSNFHYTLKEEWIKGSLVMLLANIIWSLWLILQVPIIKQYSAKLRLATLYCLFSCIQSSVWAMAMERNISAWKLKWDINLFSVAYCGVIVTGITYWLQLWAVEKKGPVFTAMFTPLALIITAIVSAFLWKETLYMGSVCGGILLAGGLYLVLWGKNTEAEREVNKDQILETKDGTTVI